Within Vicia villosa cultivar HV-30 ecotype Madison, WI linkage group LG1, Vvil1.0, whole genome shotgun sequence, the genomic segment tgttgcgccataatctagatgttatgcatattgagaagaatttttttgataatgtatttaacactgtgatggatgttaaagacaagacgaaagataatgagaaggctagacaTGACATGGAAATATGGTGCaatcgaaaagagttggagttgaagcctcaaccAAATGGGAAATTATTGAAACCGAAGGCTTGTTTCAGTTTGACCTCCCAAGAAGGTAAAGCGGTTTGTCGATggttaaaagaattgagaatgcccgACGGCTATTGTTCAAATTTAGCAAGGTGTGCCGACGccaacactgggaagttgcatggtatgaaaagtcatgatttccatgtttttatggaacaattgctaccaattgcatttggatctctacctaaacatgtgcttaatccactgactgaaattagtcaatttttcaGAGATATTTGTGCTTCAGCTTTAAAAGTAGATGATGTCATTAAGTTGGATCGAAATATTCCAGTCATTCTATGCAAGTTGGCTCCTAGGaaaatttagtgacgtgattgccatgtcactaagtagtgacatgtaaatcacgtcgcaacttaaGTTGCTTTTCTGACCCAAACGCTGCTACGCCTGCTCTGACTGAAAATGCATTAATCTCTGACCCAAattttgcgacgtgattttcacttcactaaatagtgaagtgaaaatcacgtcactaaaagttgccaccttgcctCCTGCGACGTGAATTTTCACTTCGCAAATATTGGTTTGTGATGTGATTTTTTGGTTAGTGGCGTGATATTCACGTCACTACTGAGGCTTTTTTTGTAGTGAGATATGATttcataaatgtgttttcaagtgataaagaaaatttaaagaggatgaagatatattttAAAGATGAAGTGATCAAGGAAATGATTGTGAGAtggagagaaaatttgataagtattggtgataatattaagttactttgtacttttacatggatgattttgtggtattcatatatatttatggataaatatttcaaacatcacttaaataagtttatgatgacTCTCTACTTAAGTTGtgttgcatttatccattacatcctttttataaaattaaaattataacattGAAATATGGGTCGGGCTGGCCCATCGGGCTGCACGGGCCTTTGAAAAATGATCCGGGCTCAATTTATATGGCCCATTAAGCAATCGGGTCGGACCAACCCATTTAAACACGTTGGCCCACCGGACCAAAGCGGACTTGGTCGGGCCGACCTATTTGACAGCTCTAGACACAACCCTAAGAAAtagttttacacacaaccaatcataaaattttaattaattaaaaataaaattttaattttctctctccttcataatcacaaccacccatgaatccaattaaaaaataaattttaatttaaataaattttgaaatttctctcTTCTTCATAATGAATTGTCTTATTTCTATTGGTTGTGACTAAGAAGAAGGTTTTATGTACGTGTCCATGTAAGAATTCTTCGAATAGTTCTTGCATGGGCACGGCCCTAAATCCATATTCTTAGAAACATCAAATAAAAAagagtatttttaaaatttattttaaatttaattttgtttttaattggattcatatTGGGattaagagagagagaaaaatcaTTATTTATAAAGACAACTTTGGCTGTGGCTGCCTAGGGTTGAATTGAAATTAGAATAAGCTATGCCGCTTCGGCTTCCGCGTCAGACCAATTTAGCATCTTCGGCTGCGGTTCTTCCCGACGAGCTGATGGCGGAAATACTGTCCTGGCTGTCCGTGAAACATCTTATACAATTGAGGTGCGTCAACAAGTTTTTCCAAACTCTCATCTCTGATCCTTACTTCGTTCAACTGCATCTCAAGAAATCAACACGAACACCTAATCTCGCACTTATCTGGCTAGACAGCTGGAAAGATGATGATTCCCATTTCGTTAGTCAACCCATTCCTCCTTTTAACTCCCTTCACAGTCATCCTTCCTATCGATTGATCAATTTTGTCCGTGTCGACCGAGTTGTTGGTTCATGCAATGGATTGATATGCCTTATTTGTAATACATATCCTTCTTCTCGCCATGAATGGCTTTGTTTCTGGAACCCTGCTACAAGAACAAAATCTGAAAATTTTAGACTATTTTCAGATCTTTATTCTCTACGCCaaaattttaatttctcttttggTTATGATATTTCTAATGAAACTTTTAAGGTGGTAGCATTCATGGTGGAGATAGAGCGTTGTGGTAATCTAAAAAATGTGGTGAAAGTTTTCAGCTTGGGGGATAATTCATGGAGAGATATTCAATGTTTACCTGTGATTCCACTTCATTGGTTTGATGCTCGGAACAACAAAGATGTGTATTTAAATGGTACTATTAATTGGCTGGCCTATTGCAATCAGGATTATTCGATGGGTGTTATTGAAAATTATGTAATTCTTTCGCTGGATCTCTCCACCGAGTCATACACTCAGATGATGTTGCCTCGTGGTTTTGACAAGGGACCGAAAGTTCAGGCAAATATTGCGGTTTTCATGAATTTTCTTTGTTTCTGTCGTGGTTTTGAGAGAAACCATTTTGTTATATGGAAGATGCAAGATTTTGGAGTCCAAGAGTCTTGGGTTCAGTTGTTTAAAATTAGTTATCAGAATTTCTATTCAACCATTGGTGATTTATTTGATATTCAGCAGTTGGAAATGTTGCCGGTATACCTTTCTAAGAATAGTCATACTCTGATATTGACTAAGAAACATAAGGAACCAGCATTTATCTGTGACTGCAGAGACGATACAATAGAGAGAATAAGGATTACTAATATGAATCAGTGGTTGTGGGCTAAGGATCACATTGAAAGTTTGGTTCCAACTCGTTGAAAGTGAGTTCTTATTTAATGTGTTCTTATTACAAGTTAGAAGATGATATGTAGGCTATTACATCGAATCTGTTGCAGATATTATTTGGAAAATATGGAAAGAGAAGCTCTGAGAGGGGCTGAAGCAATCGACGATGTTGAAGCAACCCGCCTGAGCATGATTTTTCAATCAATTAGAATGTGCTATGGCCACTCCAATATTTGAAATGTTTTTTTAGTGTACTTAATTGATGCATAA encodes:
- the LOC131603785 gene encoding F-box/kelch-repeat protein At3g23880-like, whose translation is MPLRLPRQTNLASSAAVLPDELMAEILSWLSVKHLIQLRCVNKFFQTLISDPYFVQLHLKKSTRTPNLALIWLDSWKDDDSHFVSQPIPPFNSLHSHPSYRLINFVRVDRVVGSCNGLICLICNTYPSSRHEWLCFWNPATRTKSENFRLFSDLYSLRQNFNFSFGYDISNETFKVVAFMVEIERCGNLKNVVKVFSLGDNSWRDIQCLPVIPLHWFDARNNKDVYLNGTINWLAYCNQDYSMGVIENYVILSLDLSTESYTQMMLPRGFDKGPKVQANIAVFMNFLCFCRGFERNHFVIWKMQDFGVQESWVQLFKISYQNFYSTIGDLFDIQQLEMLPVYLSKNSHTLILTKKHKEPAFICDCRDDTIERIRITNMNQWLWAKDHIESLVPTR